Below is a window of Diaminobutyricibacter sp. McL0608 DNA.
TGACGGCGACGGATCGGAAGCGAAATACGCTCCGGCGACATCAAGCTTGATTTGCGTGATCCCATGACCTTCAGCGTCGATACGCACAAGGTGGCCATCCGGCGTCGACGACAGGAGCGACTTTCCGTCGGGTGACCAAGCAGCCGATTGGATCTCATCCGGCATCAAGACTCCGTAAGGGGTCACCTGACGTGCGCCCGAGTCATCACGATGCGCAACGAAGAGTGAGACTACGGTGATGTCGGGGTCGCTTGTCGGTTTCGTCCGCAGGAATGCAAACCTCGTGCCGTCGGGCGAGAACCCGACCGGGGTGTCGGGGTTGGCGAACGGGTTGGTGGTCAATCTTCGCGGGTCTCCTCCATCACGTGCACGGAAGGTGGCGATTCCCGGTGAGTCGCCGCCGACAGCGCAGACAATTCGAGAATCGTCGGGGGTCCACGCGTTGCAGTACATGTCTGGCGGTTGCGTGGGGAGGTCAAAGAACTTGTAATGGCGTCCGTCCGGGGAGGTGATCGCTGGCCGGAAAGGGAGAAGGTTGCCGGCTTCGTCGACGCGGAGGATGTTGCTGAGGAGGATTTCGCCCGCGTCGTGGGACCAGACCGGTCGGCCGAAGTCCTCGAGTACCTGCGGGAGTTGCAGCTCGACTGCTCCAGTCCCATCTGGGTTCGCTACGACGACATGTGCTCCGCCGCCCGGTATCGACGTCGTGTACGCGATGCGCTCATGCCCGTAAGGGCGGCTTCCTTCTGCATTGGCGGGACCCGCGATTGCACTGACGACCAGTACCGTTGCGATCGTTGACAAAGCGAAGACTCGTGCCGTGCTTCTCATAGCTCACGAGCGTGCTCTGACCACTATCCGCCGGCAATACGCACAATGCGTACTCATCCAGCAGGCAGCTAGGTTGTCGTGCTCCGACTCTCGCTCGCCGTCTGCGCCCGTTCTT
It encodes the following:
- a CDS encoding TolB family protein, whose protein sequence is MSTIATVLVVSAIAGPANAEGSRPYGHERIAYTTSIPGGGAHVVVANPDGTGAVELQLPQVLEDFGRPVWSHDAGEILLSNILRVDEAGNLLPFRPAITSPDGRHYKFFDLPTQPPDMYCNAWTPDDSRIVCAVGGDSPGIATFRARDGGDPRRLTTNPFANPDTPVGFSPDGTRFAFLRTKPTSDPDITVVSLFVAHRDDSGARQVTPYGVLMPDEIQSAAWSPDGKSLLSSTPDGHLVRIDAEGHGITQIKLDVAGAYFASDPSPSPDGRSIVFSLSHGVGPRAPDILTARADGSHVEYVTMTSDVAEWFPDWAATSRGDK